The following proteins are co-located in the Bradyrhizobium sp. AZCC 2176 genome:
- a CDS encoding response regulator transcription factor encodes MDNDLINLAELAQGSPPVLVIIEQHVLARTCILNILKRELTGFEIVEMATTSGLNSLSGRDIRLIALNIGDKQITDPSIEESLALLAESCPKASVAVLSNRNDDATASAAMQRGVRGFFPTSIPVEVAIAGLRLVLAGGVYRPLPIVGQNGASNFKAISECPDAPELFGANEGNGATRIVPEKAMVDLTPREQHVLEALQLGLPNKLIAVRLKLSENTVKMHIQRIMRKCSAHNRTEAVIRWSRRANGHAQPSRVRSS; translated from the coding sequence ATGGACAACGATCTTATTAATCTCGCGGAACTAGCCCAGGGGTCACCGCCGGTGCTCGTGATCATCGAGCAACATGTCCTGGCGCGTACGTGCATCCTCAATATCCTCAAGAGAGAACTCACTGGATTCGAGATCGTCGAGATGGCAACGACGAGTGGCCTGAACTCATTATCCGGCAGAGATATCCGCTTGATTGCGCTGAATATCGGGGACAAGCAGATCACTGACCCTTCGATCGAGGAAAGCCTTGCCCTCCTCGCAGAATCCTGCCCGAAAGCGTCTGTTGCCGTGTTGTCAAATCGCAACGACGATGCGACGGCTTCAGCTGCGATGCAACGGGGAGTGCGCGGCTTTTTTCCGACATCGATCCCGGTCGAAGTCGCTATCGCCGGACTGCGCCTGGTTCTTGCCGGCGGGGTCTACCGACCGTTACCGATCGTTGGGCAAAATGGAGCGTCGAACTTCAAGGCGATATCGGAATGTCCCGACGCGCCCGAGCTATTCGGAGCTAACGAAGGTAACGGCGCCACCAGGATTGTGCCGGAGAAGGCGATGGTCGACCTTACGCCACGCGAACAACATGTGCTCGAGGCGCTGCAGCTCGGCCTTCCCAACAAGTTGATTGCCGTCAGGCTCAAACTCTCGGAAAACACCGTAAAAATGCATATTCAACGTATCATGCGAAAATGCTCCGCGCATAACCGCACCGAGGCGGTCATTCGCTGGAGCCGGCGAGCCAACGGTCATGCGCAGCCCTCACGCGTGCGATCATCTTGA
- a CDS encoding TIGR02679 family protein: MEEIPDEERQSGERDRDTWAKVGVLVNELARPALFLNLPTSETESYGRPPGEPAYASLRALLRSSPAWNVAGREVYVCENANLLSIAADRWGPNCAPVVCTDGMPAAAQRCLLSQLASAGARLLYHGDFDWPGIRIGNHVMREHGAQPWRFCADDYEAALRAAPTIAEPLAGKAVDAVWDPALPTVMQHQFLSPKKAWRPHCSRIWATANLLAPVTAPEDSAALECASSFIDATKSIKQPPC, from the coding sequence ATGGAGGAGATCCCGGACGAAGAGAGACAGAGCGGCGAACGAGACCGCGACACCTGGGCGAAGGTGGGTGTTCTCGTCAATGAATTGGCACGCCCTGCGCTCTTCCTGAATCTTCCCACGAGCGAAACAGAAAGCTACGGAAGGCCGCCAGGAGAGCCGGCGTACGCATCGCTGCGCGCTTTGCTACGTTCGTCGCCCGCATGGAACGTCGCCGGGCGCGAAGTATATGTTTGCGAGAATGCAAACCTGCTTTCGATCGCTGCCGATCGCTGGGGGCCCAATTGTGCTCCGGTGGTCTGCACTGACGGCATGCCGGCTGCTGCGCAGCGATGCCTCCTGTCTCAACTTGCGTCCGCCGGCGCTCGACTTCTTTATCATGGCGATTTCGACTGGCCAGGAATACGCATAGGCAATCACGTCATGCGAGAGCACGGTGCGCAACCGTGGCGTTTCTGCGCGGACGATTACGAGGCTGCCCTCCGGGCCGCACCGACCATTGCAGAACCCCTTGCAGGGAAGGCGGTCGACGCGGTCTGGGACCCGGCGTTGCCAACGGTGATGCAGCATCAATTTCTATCGCCGAAGAAGGCCTGGCGGCCTCACTGCTCGCGGATCTGGGCGACTGCTAACCTCCTGGCGCCGGTAACAGCTCCAGAAGACTCCGCAGCTCTAGAGTGCGCCAGTTCATTCATTGATGCAACAAAGTCGATCAAGCAGCCTCCTTGTTGA
- a CDS encoding helix-turn-helix domain-containing protein codes for MDLIELGECVKAARKSKGWSQTKLAHAAGVSRARLEALENARLAEMGIKHLLRILNALDLDLRLTQFNRGRPTLEDLAAEETR; via the coding sequence ATGGACCTTATTGAACTGGGTGAGTGTGTTAAGGCGGCCCGTAAATCCAAGGGATGGTCGCAGACCAAGCTGGCACATGCTGCAGGCGTCAGCCGCGCACGACTAGAGGCGCTTGAGAATGCGCGCCTTGCGGAAATGGGCATCAAACATCTGCTTCGCATCTTGAATGCGTTAGATCTCGACCTGCGGTTGACGCAGTTTAATCGCGGTCGCCCGACACTTGAGGATCTGGCAGCGGAGGAGACTCGCTAA
- a CDS encoding type I secretion system permease/ATPase, producing MLMPPLRLQTISPPRTPLKVALRACAGSLGLVFAYSCSYNLLLLAPSIYLLQIYDRVLSSRSGDTLLMLTLIVAFTVVVGGVLDALRRAALGRMGEWLEEELHPAVLSACFKYAYEADRARASEAYRDLTSLRQFAQSGASSTLFDALWTPLFLGVLFLVHPLLGVIGALSALLLLGLGLAGDWLTQGPQARSAAALTKSQGWFAMAVGNLHVIRAMGMLDGAARFIGQAAQDARSEQAVVQRRHETIMLISKPARALAQVLIMGTAAWLVLEQSRSAAIIFATSMLFGRALAPIEGAIAGWKAFAMAQAAYRRLNDIMAAVTPVANIKALPDRPKGNLIVNNVGAVMPGSSHLMLKDVSFSLAPGECLGIIGPSGSGKSTLGKIITGISAPTVGSVLLNGIDVLAVRDLGGGRRLGYLPQDIDLFGETVKDIIARLDDADLQKVIEAAKLAGLHETIIRLPQSYDTVVVGGGANLPRGFRQRLGLARAFFGDPHLVVLDEPNSSLDALGERMLFDAIERMKAANTTVIIITHRIGILGATNKLAIMEGGAVSAFGDSKEVFERCLTRPQVASRESVS from the coding sequence ATGCTGATGCCACCGCTCCGGCTGCAAACGATCTCACCACCGCGGACGCCGTTGAAGGTGGCCTTACGGGCATGCGCGGGATCGCTCGGACTCGTTTTTGCGTATAGCTGCAGCTATAATCTCCTTCTCCTCGCGCCTTCCATCTATCTGCTACAGATCTATGATCGCGTCCTGTCGAGCCGCAGCGGCGATACGCTCCTGATGCTGACGCTGATCGTTGCGTTTACCGTCGTGGTTGGCGGAGTGCTTGATGCACTGCGCCGCGCTGCACTGGGCCGGATGGGCGAGTGGCTTGAGGAAGAACTCCATCCGGCAGTGCTCTCCGCGTGCTTCAAGTACGCCTATGAAGCGGATCGGGCGCGGGCATCGGAAGCATATCGCGATCTTACGTCCCTGCGTCAGTTCGCTCAGTCCGGAGCTAGCTCGACGCTGTTTGACGCGCTCTGGACGCCGCTCTTTCTCGGCGTCCTCTTCCTTGTGCATCCGTTGCTGGGAGTGATCGGCGCACTCAGCGCGCTTCTCCTGCTTGGTCTCGGGCTTGCCGGAGACTGGCTCACGCAAGGCCCGCAGGCGCGCTCGGCTGCCGCACTGACGAAGAGCCAGGGGTGGTTCGCCATGGCCGTCGGAAATCTCCACGTCATCAGGGCGATGGGAATGCTCGACGGAGCCGCGCGCTTCATCGGCCAGGCTGCGCAGGATGCAAGGAGCGAGCAGGCGGTGGTGCAACGCCGCCACGAGACCATCATGCTGATCTCCAAACCCGCGCGGGCGCTGGCGCAGGTCCTGATCATGGGCACTGCCGCCTGGCTCGTCCTGGAACAGAGTAGAAGTGCTGCCATCATCTTTGCCACGAGCATGCTGTTCGGACGCGCGCTCGCGCCCATTGAAGGGGCGATTGCGGGATGGAAGGCTTTCGCGATGGCCCAGGCCGCCTACCGCCGGCTCAACGACATCATGGCCGCTGTCACCCCGGTTGCGAACATCAAGGCTCTCCCGGACAGGCCGAAGGGCAACCTCATCGTCAACAATGTTGGCGCCGTCATGCCAGGGTCGAGCCATTTGATGCTAAAGGATGTGTCGTTCAGTCTCGCGCCTGGTGAATGCCTTGGCATCATTGGTCCATCCGGCTCCGGCAAATCCACACTCGGCAAGATCATCACCGGAATCTCCGCTCCGACGGTAGGTTCGGTCCTGCTCAATGGCATCGACGTCTTGGCCGTGCGCGATCTGGGAGGCGGCCGGCGCCTCGGATACCTGCCGCAGGATATCGATCTCTTCGGAGAAACCGTAAAGGACATCATTGCACGGCTGGACGACGCGGATTTGCAGAAGGTCATTGAAGCAGCAAAGCTGGCCGGCCTTCACGAGACGATCATTCGGCTGCCGCAGTCGTACGATACGGTCGTCGTTGGCGGAGGGGCCAATCTCCCGCGTGGTTTTCGCCAGCGCCTCGGCCTTGCACGGGCGTTTTTTGGCGACCCGCACCTCGTGGTCCTCGACGAGCCGAACTCCAGCCTGGACGCTCTCGGCGAGCGCATGCTCTTCGACGCCATTGAGCGGATGAAGGCGGCCAATACAACTGTCATCATCATCACCCACCGGATCGGGATCCTCGGCGCAACGAACAAGCTTGCCATCATGGAGGGCGGTGCGGTCAGCGCATTCGGTGACAGCAAGGAAGTTTTCGAAAGGTGTTTGACACGCCCCCAAGTTGCTTCGCGCGAATCTGTCTCATGA
- a CDS encoding type II toxin-antitoxin system HipA family toxin — MLRVWTDQQSAGHLDRHGPRGTAFVYEPKVATERAVSITMPVRTASWNTQHGLAPIFDMNLPEGALRAYLMRSFAKATGTFDDFDLLAVVGRTQIGRIRYSDLDAELSEDVPFQSIDEILSAKRGGELFAYLLEKFAVHSGLSGIQPKVMIRAVDDVGKGAGDRQSQSFRSATHIVKFWDPNEYPELAANEHFCLSAAKAIGLTVPDFQLSDNGAAIVVKRFDIRLDGTYLGYEDFCVLNGVPTIEKYNGGYETRLFKRAREFIDPAGQRNALEDLFKLFVLNCALRNGDAHLKNFGVIYEDVTGAARLAPVYDLVSTVPYLPKDGMALTLNGSTNWPDRKALERLGQTRCDLSLQAINRIAEQAADVLAKLAPEVTKYFSENSAHREIGDKLLAAWQKGIRESLGFSSVVLV; from the coding sequence ATGCTCCGCGTCTGGACTGATCAGCAGTCGGCTGGACATTTGGACCGCCATGGACCGCGTGGGACAGCTTTCGTCTACGAGCCGAAAGTGGCAACCGAACGTGCAGTCTCGATTACCATGCCGGTGCGAACAGCATCTTGGAATACGCAACATGGTCTTGCGCCGATATTCGACATGAATCTCCCGGAGGGGGCGCTCCGGGCGTACCTCATGCGAAGTTTTGCCAAGGCAACCGGAACGTTTGATGATTTCGATTTGCTAGCGGTCGTTGGACGAACCCAGATCGGGCGCATCCGTTACTCTGATCTTGATGCCGAGCTAAGCGAGGACGTTCCATTCCAATCGATCGACGAGATACTCAGCGCAAAGCGCGGTGGCGAGTTGTTTGCTTATCTGCTTGAGAAGTTTGCGGTCCATTCAGGGCTTTCGGGCATCCAGCCCAAGGTGATGATCCGCGCTGTCGACGACGTTGGAAAAGGTGCAGGTGATCGCCAGTCCCAGAGCTTCCGCAGCGCTACACACATCGTGAAGTTTTGGGACCCGAACGAATATCCCGAGCTGGCTGCCAACGAACATTTCTGTCTGTCGGCCGCAAAAGCCATAGGATTGACCGTTCCGGATTTCCAGCTTTCGGACAACGGTGCCGCCATTGTTGTAAAGCGCTTCGATATACGGCTTGACGGCACTTATCTGGGCTACGAGGACTTTTGCGTCCTCAACGGTGTACCCACTATCGAGAAATACAATGGTGGCTACGAAACACGCTTGTTCAAGCGTGCTCGCGAATTCATCGATCCTGCTGGGCAGCGCAACGCGCTAGAGGATCTATTCAAGTTGTTCGTCCTCAATTGTGCACTTCGCAATGGTGACGCACATCTGAAAAACTTCGGTGTCATCTATGAAGATGTAACTGGTGCTGCACGTCTTGCGCCGGTCTATGATCTCGTCAGCACGGTGCCCTATTTGCCGAAGGACGGCATGGCGCTCACGTTGAATGGTTCGACCAACTGGCCGGACCGCAAAGCGTTGGAGCGTCTTGGTCAAACCCGCTGCGATCTTTCCCTGCAGGCCATCAATAGGATCGCTGAGCAAGCCGCGGACGTTCTGGCGAAGTTGGCACCGGAGGTAACGAAGTATTTCAGCGAGAATTCCGCTCATCGCGAGATCGGAGATAAACTTCTGGCGGCCTGGCAGAAGGGCATTCGCGAGAGTCTTGGCTTTTCGAGTGTCGTACTCGTATAA
- a CDS encoding HlyD family type I secretion periplasmic adaptor subunit, which produces MWQVPRWLRSAPPALRDRLRGVTWTGNLLVCGFVVGLGTWSTYAPLESAAIAVGTVESESSRKTIQHLEGGIIREILVADGDVVRAGQTLISLEDTKARAEAQSLQGQLWEATAREARLQAEQHGEEQVLFPASLEMAQYASSSVADVLAGQQAIFETRRQVFQSQAAVNREKRSQVEKEIEGLRAQESAASRRIEIVREEAATVAMLVNKGLERRPRLLNLEREMADIEGRRGEIVAQISRAGQVINESQATLLKLENDRQNEIAQSLREVQNQIFQIRERLQAADDQLSRTAVKAPQDGVVTDLRIHTPGGVIGAGAPLMDLVPRQDRLIVIARVRPEDIDVVRPGLGADVNLLPYNQRRVPRLHGTVTHVSADRLVDKRTDQPYYATKIRVQDPAGAGIDGVQIIPGMPAQVFIKTGRGTVALYALRPLLDSFHGAFRED; this is translated from the coding sequence ATGTGGCAGGTGCCACGGTGGTTGAGATCGGCGCCGCCGGCGCTCCGCGACCGACTTCGCGGTGTCACCTGGACAGGCAACCTGCTGGTTTGCGGCTTTGTCGTTGGTCTCGGTACCTGGTCAACCTATGCCCCCCTCGAGAGCGCAGCGATTGCCGTCGGCACCGTCGAGTCCGAGTCGAGCCGCAAGACGATTCAGCACCTTGAGGGTGGCATCATCAGGGAAATTCTGGTCGCGGACGGCGACGTTGTCCGCGCCGGACAAACGCTGATCTCGTTGGAGGACACCAAGGCGCGCGCCGAAGCGCAGAGCCTCCAAGGCCAGTTGTGGGAGGCGACGGCACGAGAAGCACGGCTGCAGGCGGAACAGCATGGAGAGGAACAAGTGTTGTTTCCGGCCAGCTTGGAGATGGCGCAGTATGCTAGTTCGTCGGTCGCAGATGTCCTTGCGGGGCAGCAAGCCATCTTCGAAACGCGTCGGCAGGTCTTTCAATCGCAAGCGGCCGTAAATCGGGAGAAAAGGTCGCAGGTGGAGAAAGAGATCGAGGGCCTCAGGGCGCAGGAAAGCGCGGCCTCAAGGCGCATCGAAATCGTCCGCGAGGAAGCGGCGACCGTCGCGATGCTCGTTAATAAGGGGCTTGAGCGGCGTCCGCGCCTTCTGAACCTCGAGCGGGAGATGGCTGACATCGAGGGGCGGCGGGGTGAGATTGTCGCGCAGATATCGCGCGCCGGGCAGGTTATCAACGAATCGCAGGCGACTCTTCTCAAACTCGAGAACGACCGCCAGAACGAGATCGCGCAGTCGCTGCGCGAGGTGCAAAACCAGATTTTTCAGATACGCGAACGACTGCAGGCGGCCGACGACCAACTGTCACGAACGGCGGTCAAGGCGCCCCAGGACGGCGTGGTGACGGACCTGAGGATTCATACCCCAGGCGGCGTCATTGGCGCCGGCGCACCTCTCATGGACCTGGTTCCCCGGCAAGATCGGCTCATCGTAATTGCGCGCGTCAGGCCCGAGGACATCGATGTGGTCCGTCCCGGACTGGGCGCGGACGTGAACCTCCTGCCTTACAATCAGCGGCGCGTACCACGGCTCCATGGGACTGTGACGCACGTTTCTGCCGACCGTCTGGTCGACAAGCGCACGGATCAGCCCTACTACGCAACGAAGATTCGAGTGCAAGATCCGGCAGGCGCGGGGATCGATGGTGTCCAGATTATTCCGGGAATGCCGGCCCAAGTGTTCATCAAGACGGGTCGCGGCACCGTGGCGCTCTACGCTCTCAGGCCTCTGCTCGACAGCTTCCACGGCGCGTTCCGTGAGGACTAA